In one Gadus morhua chromosome 15, gadMor3.0, whole genome shotgun sequence genomic region, the following are encoded:
- the znf365 gene encoding formin-like protein 5, which produces MCRSMTRRDPLLRLYLQASLRCPPSVPPASVTLAEETPPATWQPRRTLERVVMQQALGSRPAEGLSSVRGGLSLGCSRCAGRDRPGTLASLRTTMKPLPQRPPGAPPLGPSGGRRSPPRRRRTRSAGVGPKDEEEEVVEEEDARKNAEGLSRILFLSLPSPPHPRPPTDPGPDPRPPTGPGPDPRPPTDPGPDPRPPTDPGPDPRPPTDPAPDPRPPTDPSPDPRPAPGGGSDPDPRPVPGGGSDQDPRPAPGGGSDPDPRPAPGGGSDPGVPGPSVEFGGRDVRTDVSRWAGLEAAVRGRLAVLLHAADGSMQRRLARVSWELARTDTELLCERAHWRHLARERQEAAERQRALSRQVDVAVSVIAALREQLNASEDRLEQREREALSIQSFLAAAARQEASGRLRLQRFIEALLERIALAERRVRSYQGEEHADCQRNRPPTQQLAEQARHRMSKSRSAGGQPYSGFHDNRSSSSSSRPSLDQDLDQDQDPGWVWEPRQRCRSLGYDV; this is translated from the exons atgtgtagGTCGATGACGAGACGCGACCCCCTGCTGCGCTTGTATCTCCAGGCGAGTCTACGGTGTCCTCCGTCGGTCCCTCCCGCCAGCGTGACTCTCGCCGAGGAGACGCCCCCCGCGACATGGCAGCCCCGTAGGACCCTGGAACGCG TGGTCATGCAGCAGGCGTTGGGCTCCAGACCCGCTGAAGGCCTCAGCAGCGTAAGGGGGGGGCTATCGCTGGGCTGCTCCCGATGTGCGGGGAGGGACCGCCCCGGGACCCTGGCCTCGCTGCGGACCACCatgaagcccctcccccagcgcccccccggTGCCCCCCCCCTGGGGCCCAGCGGGGGGCGACGGTCTCCCCCCAGGAGGCGCCGGACCAGGAGCGCCGGCGTGGGCCccaaggacgaggaggaggaggtggtggaggaggaggatgccaGGAAAAATGCGGAAGGTCTGAGTCGGATCCTCTTCCTCAGTCTACCCAGTCCGCCTCACCCAAGACCACCCACCGACCCGGGTCCAGACCCAAGACCACCCACAGGCCCGGGTCCAGACCCAAGACCCCCCACAGACCCGGGTCCAGACCCAAGACCCCCCACAGACCCGGGTCCAGACCCAAGACCCCCCACAGACCCGGCTCCAGACCCAAGACCACCCACAGACCCGAGTCCAGACCCAAGACCAGCGCCTGGAGGTGGGTCAGACCCAGACCCTAGACCAGTGCCTGGAGGTGGGTCAGACCAAGACCCTAGACCAGCGCCTGGAGGTGGGTCAGACCCAGACCCTAGACCAGCGCCAGGAGGTGGGTCAGACCCAGGGGTTCCAGGGCCGTCTGTGGAGTTTGGAGGAAGGGATGTTCGGACCG ATGTCTCCCggtgggcggggctggaggCGGCGGTGCGTGGCCGGCTCGCCGTGCTGCTGCACGCGGCCGACGGCAGCATGCAGCGCCGGCTAGCACGTGTCAGCTGGGAGCTAGCCCGCACGGACACAGAGCTGCTGTGTGAGCGCGCTCACTGGCGCCACCTGGCCCGCGAGCGGCAGGAGGCGGCGGAGCGGCAGCGCGCGCTGAGCCGCCAGGTGGACGTGGCCGTCAGCGTGATCGCCGCCCTGAGGGAGCAGCTCAACGCCTCGGAGGACCGGCTGGAGCAGCGCGAGAG AGAGGCGCTGAGCATCCAGAGCTttttggcggcggcggcgcggcaGGAGGCCAGCGGGAGGCTCCGCCTCCAGCGCTTCATCGAGGCGCTGCTGGAGCGGATCGCCCTCGCAGAGCGGCGGGTCCGGTCCTACCAGGGGGAGGAGCACGCCGACTGCCAGAGGAACCGCCCCCCCacacag CAGCTCGCTGAGCAAGCTCGCCACAGGATGTCCAAGAGCAG GTCAGCAGGGGGTCAACCATACTctggtttccatgacaacaggagctcctcctcttcttccaggCCCAGCCTGGACCAGGACCTGGACCAAGACCAGGACCCGGGGTGGGTCTGGGAGCCCAGACAGCGCTGCAGGTCCCTGGGCTACGATGTCTAG
- the adob gene encoding 2-aminoethanethiol dioxygenase — translation MIPGYDMRSSVVQRVARQALATFRCVEEAGRGFPEQQSKLRALLNEVRAADLRLVEPRAGAPQPPYPGGPPPVTYMHICETDEFSMGVFLLKRGASIPLHDHPGMYGMLKVMYGKTRITCFDRLDLSPLSGTPTGPSGSLRRSVLRSTGEYTEHSGPCVLAPHRDNLHRIDAVDGPTAFLDILAPPYDPDDGRDCHYYKVVPGEAGAPQGSEVWLMDISQPHDFWCGSEPYPGPAVGL, via the coding sequence ATGATACCAGGGTACGACATGCGGAGCTCCGTTGTGCAGCGGGTCGCCCGCCAGGCGCTCGCCACCTTCCGTTGTGTCGAGGAGGCCGGCAGAGGTTTCCCGGAGCAGCAGAGCAAACTGCGGGCTCTGCTGAATGAGGTTAGGGCGGCGGACCTGCGTCTGGTGGAGCCCCGGGCCGGGGCCCCCCAGCCGCCGTACCCCGGTGGCCCTCCGCCGGTTACCTACATGCACATTTGCGAGACGGACGAGTTCAGCATGGGGGTGTTCCTCCTGAAGCGCGGGGCGTCCATCCCCCTCCACGACCACCCGGGGATGTACGGTATGCTCAAAGTCATGTACGGCAAGACGCGGATCACGTGCTTCGACCGGCTGGACCTATCTCCGCTGTCCGGGACTCCCACCGGCCCGTCCGGCTCGCTCCGCCGTTCGGTGCTCCGGTCCACCGGGGAGTACACCGAGCACAGTGGCCCGTGCGTCCTCGCCCCCCACCGGGACAACCTCCACCGGATCGATGCGGTGGATGGACCCACGGCGTTCCTGGATATCCTGGCCCCCCCATACGACCCTGACGACGGGAGAGACTGTCACTACTACAAGGTGGTCCCGGGGGAggccggggccccccagggctcaGAGGTCTGGCTCATGGACATCTCCCAGCCACACGACTTCTGGTGCGGCTCGGAACCCTACCCCGGTCCCGCAGTGGGTCTCTAA
- the LOC115559709 gene encoding early growth response protein 2b-like, producing MAHGQPDVSHMYAAPHPPPSYACSADLYPDPSASYLATSTCAVSYHHHHHHHPAPPYSPKPPPADGPLLPLLPDYGGFYPPACQRDPPGPAFPERKTLAYPLESLRLPPPPLTPLNTIRNFTLAPPGPAPQGPVMAAAFGHHSLPLRPILRPRKYPTRPSKTPVHQRPYPCPADGCDRRFSRSDELSRHVRIHTGHKPFQCRVCLRAFSRSDHLTTHIRTHTGEKPFCCDTCGRKFARSDERRRHLKIHQRQKDKKAC from the coding sequence ATGGCCCACGGCCAGCCTGACGTGAGCCACATGTACGCGGCGCCCCATCCGCCCCCCTCGTACGCCTGCAGCGCAGACCTGTACCCCGACCCGTCGGCCAGCTACCTGGCCACCTCCACCTGCGCCGTgtcctaccaccaccaccaccaccaccaccccgcccccccctacagccccaagcccccccccgccgacgGCCCACTGCTCCCCCTGCTCCCAGACTACGGGGGCTTCTACCCCCCCGCCTGCCAGCGCGACCCCCCCGGGCCCGCCTTCCCGGAGAGGAAGACGCTGGCGTACCCGCTGGAGTCGCTCCGCCTGCCGCCCCCGCCCCTCACGCCGCTCAACACCATCAGGAACTTCACGCTGGCGCCgcccggcccggccccccagggccccGTCATGGCGGCTGCGTTCGGCCACCACAGCCTGCCGCTGCGCCCCATCCTGCGGCCCAGGAAGTACCCCACCCGGCCCAGCAAGACCCCGGTGCACCAGCGGCCCTACCCCTGTCCCGCCGACGGCTGCGACCGCCGCTTCTCGCGCTCCGACGAGCTGAGCCGCCACGTGCGCATCCACACGGGCCACAAGCCCTTCCAGTGCCGCGTCTGCCTGCGCGCCTTCAGCCGCAGCGACCACCTGACCACGCACATCCGCAcgcacaccggggagaagcccttctGCTGCGACACCTGCGGACGCAAGTTCGCCCGCAGCGACGAGAGGAGACGACACCTGAAGATCCaccagagacagaaagacaagaAGGCCTGCTAG